The window CCGAGTCCACATCCGAGTCCACGTCCAGTCCACGTATCCGTCCACCGCCTGTTTTCCTCTCCCACAgccgcccgccgtcgcttGTCGCTTCTTGTTGACCGTCACAGGGACCCGTCACCGAGGAGTGCCTCTTCCGATCCGCCGCCGTTCCGTtgctgctcctcgccggcaccacCGTCAGAGACATCGTCTTCTACTCTCCCCTCATATTTGGCCTCGCTCATCTTCACCACTTCTACGAGTTTCGCATCACGCATCCTCAAAcgccgctcgccgtcgccattgCCCGCTCGGTCCTGCAGCTCATGTACACGTCCATCTTTGGCGCGTACGCGACCTTCATCTTCCTGCGAACAGGTTCGCTGCTCGCTGCCATTTCCATCCACACGCTCTGCAATTGCATGGGCCTGCCCCGACTCTGGGGTGCTGTAGAGCCCTACTGGCTGACCCCCTCGATGCTGTCGCGTCCCGGATCGGTGTTGACATGGACCACCCTCTACTACGCCCTGCTCCTCGGAGGTTCAACGCTGTGGTGGCTCAATCTGTACTCTTTGACTCGGTCGCCCATGTCATTGATTGATTTCTAAATACAACTGCTCCGTGTGCATCCCACCATACCGGtcgccctctcccct of the Drechmeria coniospora strain ARSEF 6962 chromosome 01, whole genome shotgun sequence genome contains:
- a CDS encoding putative CAAX prenyl protease 2, which gives rise to MDTPSALEPTLTQAQAFGLLIVYCFVYILPLHASAATRASANRSRDAPEAIRARIRSVSVSTALCSLVTLLVLVRSGSIDSALHRMGYWPLGLTEAAKALLLTGLLFAGPLYECLLVDGVWTQWLRLEPLRQVWAEWPPWRNMVAGPVTEECLFRSAAVPLLLLAGTTVRDIVFYSPLIFGLAHLHHFYEFRITHPQTPLAVAIARSVLQLMYTSIFGAYATFIFLRTGSLLAAISIHTLCNCMGLPRLWGAVEPYWLTPSMLSRPGSVLTWTTLYYALLLGGSTLWWLNLYSLTRSPMSLIDF